GGGATCCGTCGGCGACGGCGATGCCCGCGGCTTCCTGCCCGCGATGCTGCAGCGCGTAGAGGCCGTAGTAGGTGAGTTTGGCGACTTCCTCGCCGGGGGCCCAGACCCCGAACACACCACACTCTTCACGGGGCGAGCTCAGGTCCTGCTCGGGTGCTTCTGGTCCAGCGACGGTCACGGTTCGGCGGCTCCCTGGCGAACGATTGGTGACGTAACGGAGTCTACGGGCACGACGGTCCCAGCGCCCAATCCATCGGGCGTGTTGGGCGCCGGAAAAGCCCGCCCGGCGACCCTAAACCTGCAGTTCAGAGTTATATTCAGCTCATAGCTATAAGGGGCAGCCACCGGTCGATTTCGCCGGCCCTAGAGCCCGACAGCGTCAGCGCGCCCGAGGCCTTCGCTTCGGCCACCGGCAGCAGCCCGGTGGCCAGTAGCAGCCATGTCCGCGGATCGGTCTCCACGACGTTGGGTGGTGTGCCGCGGCTGTGCCGGGGCCCGGACACGCACTGCACCGCGGCAAACGGCGGAATCCGGACCTCGACGCTGGCGCCGGGCGCGGCCGCGGCCAGCGTGCGCGCGGTGAGCCGTACCGCCGTCGCCAGAGCGTCCCTGTCCGGCATTGGGCGGGTCTCGTCACGCAACCAGTCCGCGATGACCGACACGGCCTGCCGGGTCTTCGCCGGATCGGCTTCCTGACGCGCAGCCATGCCTTTAGGGTGTCAGGAATCAT
The nucleotide sequence above comes from Mycobacterium malmoense. Encoded proteins:
- a CDS encoding sterol carrier family protein, which codes for MAARQEADPAKTRQAVSVIADWLRDETRPMPDRDALATAVRLTARTLAAAAPGASVEVRIPPFAAVQCVSGPRHSRGTPPNVVETDPRTWLLLATGLLPVAEAKASGALTLSGSRAGEIDRWLPLIAMS